One genomic window of Planctomonas sp. JC2975 includes the following:
- a CDS encoding class I SAM-dependent methyltransferase, producing the protein MSGGRSRNWRIGSGIAWVSTSLAIVVVGVLVFTRLPDRARKSIDGVLRSLARRIPGARAIHHRYLESRSRRDFSTSGDYWERRYVTGGTSGDGSYGQLARFKAAVLNDFVSEHRIRDVLELGVGDGNQLGLAEYPQYRGLDVSAEAIRMCRARFENDRTKQFGLLADFDDQPAELTLSLDVVYHLVEDDVFDAHMRLLFGASTRYVAVYASNYDSVESAIHVRHREFTRWVGENCPEWVLDHHLANPYAYDPRDHSGSLADFYFYRRAGTQSLQDN; encoded by the coding sequence ATGTCGGGGGGACGCAGTCGTAACTGGAGAATCGGTTCGGGTATCGCCTGGGTGAGCACGTCACTCGCGATCGTCGTCGTTGGTGTGCTGGTCTTCACGCGGCTGCCCGACAGAGCGAGGAAGTCGATCGACGGAGTCTTACGTTCGCTGGCGCGCCGAATCCCGGGTGCGAGGGCGATCCACCATCGCTACCTCGAATCGCGTAGCCGTCGTGACTTCTCGACCTCGGGTGACTACTGGGAGCGACGGTACGTCACGGGGGGAACATCGGGTGACGGGTCGTATGGGCAGCTCGCTCGGTTCAAGGCAGCGGTCTTGAATGATTTCGTGTCGGAACACCGCATTCGTGATGTTCTCGAATTGGGGGTCGGCGACGGCAACCAACTGGGGCTTGCCGAGTATCCGCAATATCGCGGACTGGACGTCAGCGCAGAAGCCATCCGAATGTGCCGGGCGCGCTTCGAAAACGATCGGACCAAGCAGTTCGGGCTTCTCGCCGATTTCGACGACCAGCCTGCGGAGCTGACACTCTCGCTCGACGTCGTGTACCACTTGGTGGAGGATGACGTATTCGACGCCCATATGCGACTCCTGTTCGGCGCAAGCACGCGTTACGTGGCCGTCTACGCTTCGAATTACGACTCTGTCGAATCGGCGATTCACGTCAGGCACCGAGAATTCACGCGTTGGGTCGGTGAGAACTGCCCGGAATGGGTCCTCGACCACCACCTCGCGAATCCGTACGCCTACGATCCTCGGGACCACAGCGGGTCGCTCGCCGACTTCTACTTCTATCGGCGTGCCGGCACCCAGTCATTGCAAGACAACTGA
- a CDS encoding ABC transporter ATP-binding protein: MAADAAQEHGVVRRSRTFGSLSFIQLLRGTRPWVLAAIFALSAVGGVSEAILLILIVQVGTAAVGGQTNAVLQKLSILPPGVGPMILTGIVIGVITMATQLGAVALSVQEATRRSIRMRKMLLHKYLRSSVSGQESLEPGELQELASQGVTRAADGFVVAATAGANATNLLMLIVAAVFVSPIAAIALVGVGVILAGLFIPLSKASVKLNRGWVGATATFASRVSVIARLGVESRVFGVDDSVERSVDGQLHSITSSWIRGKLVNKGSPAVFRITILLVAFAVLGIVLITAPAAVGAVAVIALLLVRALSYVQGLQQDAQSMHELAAHAERVQARIAALPDDDVRWGSGHLTEIRDIELQSVSFGYAGRVHLHGVEFVAHRGELIAISGSSGGGKSTLLKVLLRLVQPVRGSYHVNAEQAESLSEDDWFSRVAYLPQEVRLVPGTIADNVRFFREASDAEVSTAIERAALVLDPLVFGNGPDSWVSDDGRNLSGGQRQRIGLARALLKSPQLLVLDEPTSALDPSTELSVVETIRSLKRDMITVLVTHQPLVVDAADRAYEMRSGILTLSEGAVPSGGDAGRLAS, from the coding sequence ATGGCGGCCGACGCTGCCCAGGAGCACGGAGTCGTGCGCCGGTCACGGACTTTCGGTTCGCTGTCGTTCATTCAGTTGCTGCGCGGGACCCGGCCCTGGGTGCTCGCCGCGATCTTCGCCCTCAGCGCCGTCGGCGGCGTTTCCGAGGCCATCCTTCTGATCCTCATCGTGCAGGTCGGGACGGCGGCCGTCGGCGGTCAGACCAACGCCGTCCTGCAGAAGTTGAGCATCCTGCCTCCCGGGGTAGGACCGATGATCCTGACCGGGATCGTGATCGGCGTGATCACCATGGCGACGCAGCTGGGAGCTGTAGCGCTCAGCGTGCAAGAGGCCACGCGGCGCTCCATCAGGATGCGGAAGATGCTACTGCACAAGTACCTGCGGTCATCGGTCAGCGGGCAGGAGAGCCTCGAGCCTGGTGAGCTTCAGGAGCTCGCCTCCCAGGGAGTCACGCGGGCGGCGGACGGATTCGTCGTCGCGGCGACGGCGGGAGCGAATGCGACGAACCTGCTCATGCTCATCGTCGCAGCAGTGTTCGTCTCTCCGATCGCAGCGATCGCGCTCGTCGGCGTGGGAGTCATCCTGGCCGGACTGTTCATCCCGCTGTCCAAGGCGAGCGTGAAGCTCAACCGCGGTTGGGTGGGCGCCACAGCCACGTTCGCGAGCCGGGTGTCAGTGATCGCCCGACTCGGCGTCGAATCGAGGGTGTTCGGCGTGGACGACAGCGTCGAGCGATCCGTCGACGGTCAGCTGCACAGCATCACCTCGTCGTGGATCCGCGGAAAGCTCGTCAACAAGGGGTCTCCCGCCGTCTTCCGCATCACGATCCTGCTGGTCGCGTTCGCGGTGCTGGGCATCGTTCTCATCACGGCGCCTGCAGCCGTCGGAGCCGTCGCGGTCATCGCCCTCTTGCTCGTGCGGGCGCTGTCGTACGTGCAGGGACTGCAGCAGGACGCGCAGAGCATGCACGAACTGGCCGCGCATGCGGAACGCGTTCAAGCGCGCATCGCCGCGTTGCCGGATGACGACGTGCGGTGGGGCAGCGGGCACCTGACCGAGATCCGCGACATCGAACTCCAGTCCGTCTCGTTCGGATACGCGGGTCGCGTGCACCTGCACGGCGTCGAGTTCGTCGCCCATCGCGGTGAACTGATCGCCATCTCCGGATCGTCGGGGGGCGGCAAGTCCACCCTCTTGAAGGTGCTACTGCGCCTCGTCCAGCCGGTGCGGGGCAGCTATCACGTGAATGCCGAACAGGCCGAATCGTTGTCAGAGGACGACTGGTTCAGCCGTGTGGCGTACTTGCCTCAGGAGGTCAGGCTCGTTCCCGGAACCATCGCGGACAACGTCAGGTTCTTCAGGGAGGCGAGCGACGCCGAGGTCTCCACGGCGATCGAACGGGCAGCACTCGTCTTGGATCCGCTCGTCTTCGGAAACGGACCGGACAGCTGGGTGTCTGACGACGGACGCAATCTGTCCGGCGGTCAGCGACAGCGGATCGGGCTCGCACGGGCCCTTCTGAAGAGCCCTCAGTTGCTCGTGCTCGACGAGCCGACGAGTGCACTCGACCCGAGCACGGAGCTGTCCGTCGTGGAGACGATCCGATCCTTGAAACGCGACATGATCACCGTGCTGGTGACACACCAGCCATTGGTCGTCGACGCGGCGGACCGGGCGTACGAGATGCGGTCCGGAATCCTCACACTCAGCGAAGGCGCCGTACCCAGCGGCGGCGACGCGGGCAGGCTGGCTTCCTGA
- a CDS encoding glycosyltransferase: MSKLDEDAMVDQAETTMRVSTTAQPSSSGPTSVSLSPKAECDASGGGSVSPGRILHVVESFGSGVKNSVLSYVANTPEFEHHLLWSTHADTTVDEVDLRHFSSHERLPSGHVDRLKAVRAAVTQVVPNIVHAHSSWAGLYVRLALRPSQRLSILYTPHGYSFQRQDLPAPARMLFRLVEWSLSFNTTMVVACGQHEARLSAWPFRHPPIGVVPNVAHTFDTEDELDHASHGTSSSAAEPASGPPVIVGAGRLCNAKDPAFFAATIRELRAAGIQVRAVWIGDGEEHFARDLTDANVEITGWLSRDDAGKVLREASVYLHTARWEGFPLSVLEAASLGVPMIGRDIGALRDEGLPLLFRQPADIVGLWRRLEDDDERQATMAFVRRLADSHSDSRQANTLRVIYGDLSGPELTTSSATSREAAR; this comes from the coding sequence ATGAGCAAGCTCGACGAGGACGCGATGGTTGACCAAGCGGAGACCACGATGAGGGTCTCAACGACCGCTCAGCCTTCGAGCTCGGGGCCGACTTCGGTCTCACTCTCCCCGAAGGCCGAGTGCGATGCCTCCGGCGGCGGGTCCGTGTCGCCGGGACGCATCCTTCACGTCGTCGAGTCGTTCGGCTCCGGGGTGAAGAACTCCGTCCTCAGCTACGTCGCGAACACGCCTGAGTTCGAGCACCACCTCCTCTGGTCGACGCACGCCGACACGACGGTGGACGAAGTGGATCTCAGGCACTTCTCGTCGCATGAGCGGCTGCCGTCCGGGCATGTCGATCGGCTGAAGGCAGTGCGAGCGGCGGTCACGCAGGTCGTCCCGAACATCGTGCACGCGCACTCGAGTTGGGCGGGTCTCTACGTTCGGCTGGCGCTGCGCCCGTCGCAGCGTCTCTCGATCCTCTACACACCGCACGGCTACTCGTTCCAACGTCAGGACCTTCCCGCTCCGGCGCGGATGCTTTTCCGCCTCGTGGAGTGGAGCCTTTCGTTCAACACGACCATGGTCGTCGCGTGCGGCCAGCATGAGGCGCGGCTGTCCGCATGGCCGTTCCGTCATCCCCCGATCGGAGTCGTGCCGAATGTGGCTCACACCTTCGACACCGAGGATGAGCTCGACCACGCAAGCCATGGGACATCATCCTCAGCTGCCGAGCCTGCCAGTGGTCCACCAGTGATCGTGGGCGCGGGGCGGCTGTGCAACGCGAAGGATCCTGCGTTCTTCGCGGCGACGATCCGGGAACTGCGAGCCGCGGGGATTCAGGTTCGAGCAGTCTGGATCGGAGACGGTGAAGAGCACTTCGCGCGGGACCTCACCGACGCGAACGTCGAGATCACCGGCTGGTTGAGTCGGGACGATGCTGGGAAGGTGTTGCGAGAGGCATCGGTCTACCTGCACACGGCGCGTTGGGAGGGGTTCCCGCTCTCCGTGCTCGAGGCGGCCTCTCTCGGCGTGCCCATGATCGGTCGCGACATCGGAGCGCTTCGCGACGAGGGTCTCCCGCTTCTCTTCAGGCAGCCCGCGGACATCGTCGGACTGTGGCGCCGGCTCGAAGACGACGACGAACGACAGGCCACAATGGCGTTCGTCCGCCGCCTCGCCGACTCGCACAGCGATTCCCGTCAAGCGAACACTCTTCGGGTCATCTACGGCGATCTGTCCGGCCCGGAACTCACGACGTCGTCGGCGACGTCGAGAGAAGCGGCGCGATGA
- a CDS encoding glycosyltransferase family 4 protein, translating to MRILISSWTFAPSVGGVETTADLLARHFVKRGHSVVLVTAIVPDDGVRRPYRVIRRPSPILLLRLVAGADVYFHNGMSVKMAWPLLFFRRPWVVAVRLFFEDETSRRERIRHFAHRFASLIANSHATAGRLPYPSTVVYNGVRRDVFRVSIPTAERDPWRIIAAGRLVRVKGFDLLIEAFARLRTETGFGELTIVGSGPEREALTRLADSLGISQHVDLVGPLAQDDLAGAFNAHAVAVVPSRWDETFGNVALEAIASGCAVITTNGGGLPEAVGPCGRVVDEASIDALHTAMKSVVGHPDEIDRLLEHREEHVSSLSAEGMGDGYLAVLREEVDRAERDRRSAREVRRRGGLFSQPAPGTASRLRGLPRRIRLAVPALGRSAYYGMRNRLSRRVVTDPDSGVDVSMATYGPRIRTVHLALESIAAGKVRPRRMILWIADSDFRITPGLRRLMRRGLEVASVPSALGPHAKWFPYTQGWDGWSCLVTADDDLFYPSTWLSSLERERKRSTDEIVAHRTHRVAMRDGAIQPYRSWAPGFDTTLDPLNFPTGGAGCLFPPAALRALAKASTAQPFLTTCPRQDDIWLHSTLVGAGLYARQLTGTPLPLHGIPGTGEGALLNDNVLGGENDNAVARAYGPDMVRILTDSAARDASGHD from the coding sequence ATGCGGATCCTGATCTCGTCGTGGACGTTCGCCCCGTCAGTCGGAGGCGTCGAGACCACGGCCGATCTTCTGGCGCGGCACTTCGTGAAGCGCGGCCACTCCGTCGTCCTCGTGACGGCCATTGTGCCGGACGACGGGGTGCGCCGACCGTACCGCGTCATCCGCAGACCCTCGCCGATACTGCTCCTCCGGCTGGTGGCCGGCGCCGACGTGTACTTCCACAACGGTATGAGCGTCAAGATGGCGTGGCCGTTGCTGTTCTTCAGGCGACCGTGGGTGGTCGCGGTGCGGCTGTTCTTCGAGGACGAGACGTCTCGGCGCGAACGCATCCGCCACTTCGCCCATCGATTCGCGAGTCTCATCGCGAACAGTCATGCGACGGCCGGGCGACTTCCTTACCCGTCAACGGTCGTTTACAACGGCGTGCGACGCGACGTGTTCCGCGTGTCGATTCCGACCGCCGAGCGTGATCCGTGGCGCATCATCGCGGCCGGACGACTGGTCAGGGTCAAGGGCTTCGACCTGCTCATCGAGGCATTCGCACGGCTCAGGACCGAGACCGGGTTCGGGGAGCTCACCATCGTGGGAAGCGGTCCGGAACGCGAGGCGCTCACGCGTCTGGCCGATTCTCTCGGAATCTCCCAGCACGTCGACTTGGTCGGACCGTTGGCGCAGGACGATCTCGCCGGGGCGTTCAACGCCCACGCCGTCGCGGTGGTCCCCTCGCGCTGGGACGAGACCTTCGGCAACGTGGCGCTGGAGGCGATCGCGAGCGGATGTGCGGTCATCACCACAAACGGTGGAGGACTGCCTGAGGCCGTCGGGCCCTGCGGTCGGGTGGTGGATGAGGCGAGCATCGATGCACTCCACACCGCGATGAAATCCGTCGTCGGACACCCTGACGAGATCGACCGACTGCTCGAGCATCGCGAGGAACACGTGAGCTCGTTGTCGGCCGAGGGGATGGGCGACGGCTATCTCGCGGTGCTGCGTGAGGAGGTCGACCGTGCCGAGCGCGATCGACGGTCGGCACGCGAGGTCAGGCGACGTGGTGGGTTGTTCTCGCAGCCGGCACCCGGAACCGCGAGCCGTCTGCGCGGCCTTCCTCGACGGATCCGCCTTGCAGTACCGGCACTCGGTCGCTCCGCGTACTACGGAATGCGCAACCGGCTCTCACGCCGAGTTGTCACGGATCCGGACTCCGGTGTGGACGTGTCCATGGCGACGTACGGCCCGCGAATCCGGACCGTGCATCTCGCGTTGGAGTCGATCGCAGCCGGCAAAGTGCGACCACGACGCATGATCCTGTGGATCGCGGACTCCGATTTCCGCATCACACCCGGGCTCCGTCGCCTGATGCGCCGCGGACTCGAAGTGGCATCCGTGCCGTCGGCGCTCGGGCCGCACGCGAAATGGTTCCCCTACACGCAGGGCTGGGATGGATGGTCATGCCTCGTGACGGCGGACGACGACCTGTTCTATCCGTCCACCTGGCTGAGCTCGCTCGAGCGCGAGCGAAAGCGCAGCACGGACGAGATCGTCGCTCACCGAACTCATCGCGTGGCGATGCGGGACGGCGCGATCCAGCCGTATCGTTCGTGGGCTCCCGGATTCGACACGACCCTCGATCCGCTCAACTTCCCAACGGGTGGGGCAGGATGCCTTTTCCCGCCGGCCGCCCTCCGCGCGCTGGCGAAGGCCTCCACGGCTCAGCCGTTCCTGACGACCTGCCCCCGCCAGGACGACATCTGGCTGCACTCGACCCTCGTCGGGGCGGGCTTGTACGCCCGACAGCTGACGGGAACGCCGCTTCCGTTGCACGGCATCCCCGGAACCGGTGAGGGCGCTCTGCTCAACGACAACGTGCTCGGGGGCGAGAACGACAACGCCGTTGCCAGAGCATACGGACCGGATATGGTTCGCATCCTGACCGACTCGGCGGCGCGGGACGCGTCGGGGCACGATTAG
- a CDS encoding sugar transferase, which yields MDHAESAAGWHNARPHREAGAWRPWPVRYATRLAVIDVIVLVWVVFGVQIVWFGFATSDVELRDFGRSGLVISYTVISVLVIGIWMLALTIYGTRGYREIGTGSGEYRLVADSTVRVFGLVAIVAFLFRIDIARGYVLLAFPLGLVFLLLGRWLARQWLTAKRVAGHYMSRVVVAGSPANVTHVVNELSRSPQSGYRVVGACIPGGLKDAVQGAPVLGGLDDVSRSMRLSGADTVVIAGADDLSPEQVRELSWSLEPGREHLIVAPSLIDVGGPRIHTRPVAGLPLMHVEMPRYTGAKLVAKRAFDIVGSFLAICVLSPVMIAVAIAVASTSKGGIFYVQRRVGSGGREFPMFKFRSMVDGADASLPALLNAQGTSDKPLFKVQNDPRLTPIGDFLRKYSLDELPQLFNVFLGHMSLVGPRPQRSTEMALYHGRDYRRLLLKPGISGLWQVSGRSDVAWEEAIRMDLYYVENWSLTGDVVILWRTARAVVARSGAY from the coding sequence GTGGATCACGCCGAAAGCGCGGCCGGCTGGCACAACGCACGTCCGCACAGAGAGGCCGGAGCCTGGCGGCCGTGGCCCGTTCGGTATGCGACGCGTCTCGCGGTGATCGACGTGATCGTGCTCGTCTGGGTCGTCTTCGGCGTGCAGATCGTCTGGTTCGGCTTCGCGACGAGCGACGTCGAACTCCGCGACTTCGGCCGCAGCGGACTGGTCATCAGCTACACGGTGATCTCGGTGCTCGTCATCGGCATCTGGATGCTCGCCCTGACCATCTACGGCACTCGCGGCTATCGGGAGATCGGCACGGGAAGCGGGGAGTACCGCCTGGTTGCGGATTCCACGGTGCGCGTCTTCGGATTGGTCGCGATCGTCGCCTTCCTGTTCCGCATCGACATCGCCCGCGGATACGTGCTGCTGGCCTTCCCGCTCGGACTCGTCTTCCTGCTGCTCGGACGCTGGCTGGCGCGGCAGTGGCTGACGGCGAAACGCGTTGCGGGTCACTACATGTCGCGAGTGGTCGTCGCCGGATCGCCGGCGAACGTGACCCACGTCGTGAACGAGCTCAGCCGATCCCCGCAGTCCGGATACCGCGTTGTCGGGGCCTGCATTCCGGGCGGCCTCAAGGATGCGGTCCAAGGCGCACCCGTACTCGGCGGCCTCGACGACGTCTCGCGATCCATGCGTCTCAGCGGTGCTGACACCGTCGTCATCGCCGGAGCCGACGACCTTTCGCCCGAGCAGGTGCGCGAGCTGAGCTGGAGCCTCGAACCGGGCCGCGAGCACCTCATCGTGGCGCCGAGTCTCATCGACGTCGGCGGCCCGCGCATCCACACGCGTCCCGTCGCGGGCCTCCCGCTGATGCACGTCGAGATGCCGCGCTACACGGGCGCCAAGCTCGTCGCCAAGCGCGCATTCGATATCGTCGGGTCGTTTTTGGCGATCTGCGTGCTGTCTCCTGTGATGATCGCGGTGGCGATCGCCGTGGCTTCCACCAGCAAAGGCGGGATCTTCTACGTTCAGCGGCGAGTGGGCTCGGGCGGCCGCGAGTTCCCCATGTTCAAGTTCCGCTCGATGGTCGACGGGGCGGATGCTTCTCTGCCGGCCCTTCTCAACGCGCAGGGCACGAGCGACAAGCCGCTGTTCAAAGTACAGAACGATCCGCGACTGACCCCGATCGGCGACTTCCTTCGCAAGTATTCGTTGGACGAGCTTCCTCAACTCTTCAACGTCTTCCTCGGACACATGAGTCTCGTGGGACCGCGCCCGCAACGCTCGACGGAAATGGCTCTGTATCACGGGCGCGACTACCGACGTCTGTTGCTCAAGCCCGGAATCAGCGGACTCTGGCAGGTGAGCGGACGCTCGGATGTCGCGTGGGAGGAGGCCATCCGAATGGACCTCTACTACGTCGAGAACTGGTCGCTGACCGGGGACGTCGTGATCCTGTGGCGGACGGCCCGCGCGGTCGTCGCGCGGTCTGGGGCGTATTGA
- the galE gene encoding UDP-glucose 4-epimerase GalE, which yields MKVLITGGAGFIGSTIASALLDAGHVPVILDSFVTGRREFVEGRIHYDGDIADATLIRNVFAEHPDIDAVVHCAALIVVPESVAEPVLYYEANVLSTLRLVESLLDCGCTRLVFSSSASIYRPDDDFTVDENSSIEPLSPYARTKAIIEEMLEDISAASALRVMSLRYFNPIGADPRLRTGLQLPYPSHALGKLILRSDNGLPFIVTGTDYPTRDGTGIRDYVHVWDLAQAHVAALERFDDAVADHSTTAINLGTGRGTTVLELIRAFESVVSHEVAVEHAPRRPGDSAGAYTRSDKARELLGWNAAYSLTDGIADSLRWFDARSAALPDLVFASAT from the coding sequence GTGAAGGTGCTCATCACGGGCGGTGCAGGATTCATCGGCAGCACGATCGCCTCCGCGCTCCTCGACGCCGGACACGTGCCCGTCATCCTCGACAGCTTCGTGACCGGGCGGCGCGAATTCGTCGAAGGTCGCATTCATTACGACGGCGATATCGCTGATGCGACGCTGATTCGGAACGTATTCGCCGAACATCCCGACATCGATGCCGTCGTGCATTGCGCTGCCCTGATCGTCGTCCCCGAATCGGTGGCGGAGCCCGTTCTCTATTACGAAGCGAACGTGCTATCGACTCTGCGACTCGTCGAATCCCTCCTGGATTGCGGCTGCACGCGGCTCGTCTTCAGCAGCTCGGCATCCATCTATCGACCGGATGACGATTTCACCGTCGACGAGAACTCCTCGATCGAGCCGCTGAGCCCTTATGCCCGCACGAAAGCGATTATCGAGGAAATGCTGGAGGACATCTCGGCAGCATCCGCATTGCGCGTGATGTCCCTTCGCTACTTCAACCCGATCGGTGCCGATCCTCGGCTGCGCACAGGACTCCAGCTTCCCTACCCGTCGCACGCGCTGGGAAAACTCATCCTCCGGTCGGACAACGGCCTGCCTTTCATCGTCACGGGCACGGATTACCCCACCAGAGACGGCACGGGCATCCGCGACTACGTCCACGTGTGGGATCTGGCGCAGGCGCACGTCGCCGCCCTCGAACGTTTCGACGACGCGGTCGCCGATCATTCGACGACGGCGATCAACCTGGGGACGGGTCGCGGTACCACCGTCCTCGAGCTGATCAGGGCGTTCGAATCCGTTGTGAGCCACGAGGTGGCGGTCGAGCATGCTCCGCGGAGGCCGGGAGACTCCGCGGGTGCATACACGCGCAGCGACAAGGCACGAGAACTGCTGGGGTGGAACGCCGCGTACTCCCTCACGGACGGCATTGCGGACTCGCTCCGATGGTTCGACGCCCGTAGCGCGGCGTTGCCCGACCTCGTTTTCGCATCGGCCACCTGA
- a CDS encoding glycosyltransferase — protein sequence MFVAQGLHGGGAELVVRRWASRLVELGHRVDVATTTSTPGESELDSRVTRYRMVGGHVLRRARALRSLVTTRRPDVVVSHLTRQNVFLLASLLGVRAHRRPVVAITEHSVVSLISAGSLTGALGRLAARALYPRADLGLAVSHAVGVDLLRYGISPDRIRVVANPVLHDAGGTGSACVPTTSGTIHLVLPMRLADQKQPVRGVETARELMRRGHRVRLTYFGTGLLMAETSAAAGRLGVHAEFPGWVEPWWDGCSPDDIVLLPSKVEGLGNVLIEAASAGLRAVAPSTAFGVADAIVPGLTGVLSRSSDAVDLADAVESAMSLGATDVSPWLSAFTVSASTDSLLAALRSAGMR from the coding sequence ATGTTCGTCGCACAGGGCCTCCACGGAGGCGGCGCCGAGCTGGTCGTTCGTCGTTGGGCGTCACGCCTCGTGGAACTCGGACATCGTGTCGACGTCGCGACGACGACGTCGACACCGGGCGAGAGCGAGCTCGACAGCCGGGTCACGCGCTATCGCATGGTCGGCGGCCACGTGCTGCGACGGGCCCGCGCACTGCGCAGTCTCGTGACGACGCGTCGACCCGACGTGGTCGTCTCACACCTCACCAGGCAGAACGTCTTCCTTCTCGCGTCGCTCCTTGGTGTGCGCGCACATCGTCGCCCGGTCGTCGCGATCACGGAGCACAGCGTCGTGAGCCTCATCTCAGCGGGGTCGCTGACCGGAGCGCTCGGCCGGCTGGCCGCCCGCGCCCTGTATCCGAGGGCCGACTTGGGGCTCGCCGTCTCGCACGCCGTCGGGGTGGACCTCCTCAGGTACGGGATCAGTCCCGACCGCATTCGGGTCGTGGCCAACCCTGTCCTGCACGACGCCGGAGGCACGGGCTCGGCGTGCGTCCCCACGACGTCGGGAACCATCCATCTCGTGCTCCCGATGCGTCTCGCCGACCAGAAACAACCTGTTCGCGGGGTCGAGACCGCGCGGGAGTTGATGCGGAGAGGACACCGGGTGCGACTCACCTACTTCGGGACGGGTCTGCTCATGGCGGAGACCAGCGCAGCCGCCGGGCGTCTTGGAGTGCACGCGGAGTTCCCCGGCTGGGTGGAACCGTGGTGGGACGGATGCTCCCCCGACGACATCGTGCTCCTCCCCTCGAAAGTCGAGGGACTCGGCAACGTGCTCATCGAAGCCGCCTCGGCCGGGCTCAGGGCGGTCGCACCCTCGACGGCATTCGGCGTGGCGGACGCCATCGTGCCGGGGCTGACTGGTGTCCTCAGCCGATCGTCGGATGCCGTGGACCTGGCCGACGCCGTCGAGTCCGCGATGTCACTCGGCGCGACGGACGTCTCGCCCTGGCTCTCCGCCTTCACCGTGTCGGCAAGCACCGACTCGCTGCTCGCGGCACTTCGCTCAGCAGGGATGCGGTGA